One window of Athalia rosae chromosome 4, iyAthRosa1.1, whole genome shotgun sequence genomic DNA carries:
- the LOC105693038 gene encoding uncharacterized protein LOC105693038, with product MRHSCEGNDHPDSKIFAQVYRFASTFSLIRFPKGCNVSSDNLLKNVMKPDEVSSSSNQERESWLQNIDAILEGTEPQVERSSIVEDHDYNEAVTSDTVQPYIAGYITRKIHKIVKCTDCLTTIHMNAVDGQRVQRNDVIHKMNIYGGLMYPSYKLFELTKQLEECVLRAVSKALTNVETISQITHELNEETLIKVGCF from the coding sequence atgcGACATTCGTGTGAAGGGAATGATCACCctgattcaaaaatattcgctCAAGTTTATCGATTTGCATCTACGTTTTCACTCATACGTTTTCCGAAAGGTTGTAATGTTTCTAGCGAcaatcttttgaaaaatgtaatgaaaCCTGATGAAGTTTCAAGTTCTTCAAATCAAGAGCGAGAATCATGGCTTCAAAACATCGATGCCATTCTAGAAGGTACTGAACCGCAAGTGGAACGTTCTTCAATAGTTGAGGACCACGATTATAATGAGGCTGTAACCAGTGATACCGTGCAACCATATATTGCTGGTTACATAACTCGCAAAATccataaaattgtaaaatgtaCGGATTGCTTAACAACTATACATATGAATGCAGTAGATGGTCAACGAGTACAAAGAAATGATGTAATccataaaatgaatatatatggtGGACTCATGTATCCTAGCTACAAGTTGTTCGAATTGACCAAGCAATTAGAAGAGTGTGTTTTGAGAGCTGTAAGTAAAGCTTTAACAAATGTTGAAACCATAAGTCAAATAACACACGAACTTAACGAGGAAACTCTCATTAAAGTTGGGTGCTTTTAG